The Suricata suricatta isolate VVHF042 chromosome 16, meerkat_22Aug2017_6uvM2_HiC, whole genome shotgun sequence genome contains the following window.
cagatggtagctacactgtgGTGGGCACAGCATAACACACAATccctatgttgtgcacctgaaactaaaattatGTTGCGTGTCAACTAAAGTTCcttaacaacaagaacaacaacagagTGATGACAACCCACAtattggaagaaaacatttgcaaatcaaatctggtaagagattaatatccagaatatataaagcgCTTCTGCAattgaacaacaaaaagaaacttgACCTTGAGGactcttcttttttcattatgtGCCAAGACCTCTTATATGTGTGGGGCTTTCAGGAGCTGACAGAATGTCCTCCCCACATTGCAGGCTGGGCTGTGGGATCTCAGATCTCAAGATCTGCCATGAGAACtcagagagcaaggggagggagCATCAGCAGACATGTGCTGGGAGAGATCAGGGACAGATCTGTGTCACAAGCAAATGCAAAATANNNNNNNNNNNNNNNNNNNNNNNNNNNNNNNNNNNNNNNNNNNNNNNNNNNNNNNNNNNNNNNNNNNNNNNNNNNNNNNNNNNNNNNNNNNNNNNNNNNNGAGGGACCCCTGGGATCCTCACCACAGCTCAGCCCAGAAAGCCCAAGCCCAGACCACTATCTTGGGGCTCCTGACTGTAGTGACCCCGGGGACTCTGTGCCAGGGTAGGGTTAGGGCTCCTGGGTAGGGCTGACTGGATCAGTGATTTCCCAGCTGCCGGGTCCTGAGCCTCTGAGCTGGTCACCAGCCAGTGCTCAGTCTCAAGATGGAcatctggggagaggcagggacagcACAGACATATCAAGTCCCCAGTCCATTAGCCAGCCACCCCGGGAGACTTAGCAGACGCAGGAGGAAGGTCCACaccccagggagggagagagcagagagaagctCTCGGTGGCTCTTCCTCCACCAGGAATCGGGCCCCAGGAGCCCTGTTCTGGGAGGCAAGGGTCACAGTGGCCATTTGATTGGCTGGCTGCTATGAACCAGTTTAGGGCCAGGCATTTAAggaattttaaagattaattcaCAGACATGGCAAGTAGAGATCATTGACCATTATTCCCGTTGTATTAGTGGGAGACTGAGGCACGGGGGAATATACAGTCACTGACTCAGGGTCACATAGAATGATGAGTGGCTGAACAGACCTGGGGCCCGAGTCCTGACCTGAACTCTGGGCTTGCTTCCGGTGTCCCTGGGAGTCATTTCTGCCCAGATCCCCATGCCCTGGCCAGGCCATCAGGTCCGTGAAGAGCCAAGAGAGGCTCTGTATTGGGGGGTTGGGGGCCGTCTCTGACTCTGTCCCGTGTCTTCCAGACAACACGCTGCCCTGTAGTTGACATTTGAGAAAGTGTGTGCTTTtgggcacagagagagcaggTGGCTTTTCCTTCCGTGAGCGCTCGGATCCTCTTGCATTTGTCTTGAGATACACAGATCTGcctacttcttttttattctaaacattttttttctaaacattttttaatgtttttaatttatttttgatacagagagagacagagcatgagagggggagggtcagagagagagggagacacagaaccggaagcaggctccaggctctgagctagctgtcagcacagagcccaacgcggggctcgaactcacgaacgttgagatctgacctgagccgaagttggaggcttaaccgactgagccacccaggtgccccagttctgcTTTATTCTTAAGGACTTGGGTTGACAGAGAGGTGAGAGATGCCAACTCTGATAAAAGATATCATTGGAGGAATCACAGGTACCACCCAGGGCAATGTTCTCTCTGTTGTCTGTACAGCGCAGTTACCCAAACCCAACATCACAAGCAACAAGTCGGACCCCGTGGAGAACGTGGACTCTGTAGTATTAACGTGTGAACCTAAGACTGAGAACACAAGCTACCTGTGGTCAGTAAACAGTAAGAGCCTCCCGGACAGCAGCAGGCTTGAGCTGTCCCTGGACAACAGGACCCTCACTTTACATGGGGTCATAAGGAAGGACACAGGACCCTATGAGTGTGAAACTTGGAACCCAGTCAGTGCCGGTCGTAGTGACCCATTCACCCTGAATGTTCTCTGTGAGTAACTCGTATTCGTACCTGGCCCGGGCTCTCAGCCCAAATCCACACTGCCAGAGGCCAGGCCACATCTGTCCCTCTGGGGTATGAGTACCTGACTCACCTAGACAGCCAGGCTGGCCATGGCTTCTGACCCAACTCAGATGGACACTGTGGCCCCTGTACACACCCAGATCTTCCCCTTCCCTTGGATTACATCACATGTGGCTTTATTCTGATTATTCCAGATGGCCCGGACGCCCCCACCATTTCCTCCTCAGACTCCTATTACCATCCAGGGGCAAACCTCAGTCTCTCCTGCCACTCAGCCTCTAACCCGCCTGCACAGTATTTTTGGCTTGTCAATGGGAAGCTCCAGCAATCCACACAGGAGCTCTTTATCCCCAACATCACTGTGANNNNNNNNNNNNNNNNNNNNNNNNNNNNNNNNNNNNNNNNNNNNNNNNNNNNNNNNNNNNNNNNNNNNNNNNNNNNNNNNNNNNNNNNNNNNNNNNNNNNgagaaaggaatataaggagtaaaaatttaatagaattaagtaaagaaaaagggaaaaaaaaggtaataatgacaaagaaataagtacgaaaaaggtgaggaaataaaatttttatataaaaaaaagaagcagcagccccccctcgtggataggcgtggtttgatgtggtaggtcttggaggctgctctcagaggctccgccttggtgtctatggagattagaatggtggcacACCAAGCTCCGCTAAACTAAGCACAGttggccactctaatgagtccgatctccttgggccgcagttgagccgaattgtattttccaggcccgcctcggttcaaaattccagtctgtgcacgtttgtgctatcacagatgaaatgtatttgttttggtggcttgcttcttagggggaggaatccgtttgtcttggctcaggcagggatttcagctgcccctgcctgaggcaaaatgagcagcaggagtagAAGTGCGCACCTTCATAGACTCAATTGtgtagtccccacccccagctcaggtatccttgaggttcccttctttctggagtccatattctctccttctgctcttgcagatgagactaatgtctctctcagttcgatagatggggtagacggaatctacagagctcccttcctctccgccatcttgtcaACCATAATTTTAGATAgtctagatattttaaaataattttttaatgtccatttatttttgagagagagagacagagagagacagagcatgagcaggagaggagcagagagagagggagacacaaaatccaaagcaggctccaggctctgagccgtcagcacagagcctgatgcggggcttgaacccaggaactgtgagatcatggtctgagcctaCGTtggagcctaagtcggacgcacaaccgactgagccacccggtgcccctaaaataattttatttatccaatggaataaagagagtctcttcagcaaatggtgttgggaaaactgaacagcaacatgcagaagaatgaaccactttcttacaccacacacgaaaataaactcaaaatggatgaaaggcctaaacctaagacaggaagccatcaggATCCTAGAGAAGAAATCAAGTAAAAACCTCTTTGAATTTGGCCGCATTAACTTCTTACTttacatgtctccagaggcaagggaaacaaaatacaaaatgaactattgggacctcatcaagataaaaagcttttgcacagtgcaGGAAGCAATcagcaaccaaaggaatgggagaagatatttgcaaataccatatcagataaagggttagtatccaaaatctataaagatcttaccaaactcaacactccaaaaaccaaataatccagtgaagaaatgggtaaaagacatgaatagacacttttccaaagaagacatccagatggcaaatagacacatgaagaaatgctcatcatcactcatcattagggaaatacaaattaaaaccagtaTGAGATACCAtcttacaccagtcagaatggctaaaattaacaattcaggcaacaaccatgttggcaaggatgtagagaaagagagtctcttttgcactgctggtgggagtgtaaactggtgcagccgctctggaaaacagtatgaagtgtcttcaaaaagttaaaaataggactaccctatggcccagaaattgcactactaggtatttatccaagggatacaggtgtgccttttcaaaggggtacatgcaccccaatgtttatagcagaactattgacaatagccaaagtatggaaagagcccaaatgtccatcgagggatgaatggatagaaaagatgtggtagaggggcacctgggtggctcagtcggttggttgtTCGAATGAAGTCATGATATTGTGgtctcgtgggtttgagcccctcatcaggctctgtgctgatggtgtggaacctgcttgggattctctctctctccctctctctctctctctcccacccttgctcatgctgtctctgtctctctcaaaatgaataaacaaaacctaaaaaaaataaagatatgatacacacacaattggtattacttggcaatcaaaaggaatgaaatcttgccatttgcaacaacatggatggaacttgaggctattatgctaagtgaaataagtcagttagaggaAGGCAAATATCAtaagacttcactcatatgtggaatttaagataccaaacagatgaacataagggaagggaagcaaaaataaaataaaatcaagaagcggggggcaaaacataagagattcttaaatacagagaacagcctgaaggttgctggaggggttgtgggagggggatgggcttaACGGGTGAGGGGCACTAAGgtgacacttgttgggatgagcactgggtgttatacgtagtGGATGTATCActggaatctacccctgaaaccattattgcactatatgctaactaactcgGATGTAAactaagagacagagagagagacacacacacaagtcaCAACTAGTCAATATGAAAACATCAGACATTTAAGGGTAATGAGAGAATGTTATAAACAACTATATGCCAAATTTGAAATGAACAAATCgctagaaaaaaatacaacttacaaAACTGAAATCCAAGAGAAAATCTGATAATCCTATAAATCCCTTAATCATTTTACTATTTTGGTAACTTTTCTCTTTACACTTTGGTAACTATTTTGCATTTTCAACCATACTTATAAgcaaaatatgtgtgtataaatagtTTATGTAATTCTACACTTACtgaaaaaataagagtaaagactaaaaaagaaataaaataaatacaatgtttacttatttttgagaggaagggaagagccccgtgtggggcttacactcacaaactttgagatcatgacctgagtcgaagtatgatactcaactgaccaagccatcccAAGCCCCATCAGTatgttgcattttttttgttttttaattaaccgGTGATGACATGTTATTGTATgtctccatattttttcttttttattccttagtTGTACTACATTGGAAGGATGCAGAAAGCCCTGTTTTACTCATTCATTGGCTTATGGTCATTTATGTTGTTTCCTAATCTGGGCGATTACAAGTAAACCTACCAGGAACGTTGGTGCACGACTCTTTGAAACAGGTGTAAGCTTCCATTTCTCATGCGTGTACTTCCCTTTCTCTTGGGTAGAGATCCACCTAAAACTGGGATGGCTGGATCACCAAGgcacatgtttaattttttaaggaatgtgctacactgttttccaaagtagctgtaagATTACTGTCTCACTGGCAGTGCGTGAGAGGTCCAGGTATCCCATATCCTCGGCCACACCTGGCGTGGACGGTCTCTGTAACTGTTTTAGCCAGTGTAATGTGTGCGccgtggcatctcagtgtggtgttTGTGCTGTTTTTGACTGAGcaaatgtgtttcattttcttttatccttatttccttttctttacgcTTCCTATGAGCTCCAGTCCCTGAGTAGTGTTCCATTATAGGCATACACCACAGATCCATCCATccgttgatggacacttaggttgtgtCCACATCATGGCTACTGTGAAGAGGGCTGCAATGAGCACAGGTGTGCTCATATCTTCTCAAGATCCTAATATCAGTTCTTCAGGAGAAGTACCCAGAAGCGGGATTGCTAGACCGTATGGTagtttcatgtttaattttgtgaggaccctccatactggtttccaaagtggctgcaccattttgcattcctaccaacagtgtgcAAGGGTGCCAATTTCtcagcatcctcaccaacacttgtcttttatttttttaacagagatttcttacattgatttatttgagagagagctagagagctgaggagagtgacagagggagagacaggggtgGAAGGAGAAtccttaaacaggctccatgcctagcacagaCCCCAAGGCACTTGctctcacaaccctgaaatcatgacctgagccaaaaccaagagctggatgctcaactgactgagccacccatgcaccctgccttttttctttttatgacagcCATTCTAACAAATGTGCggtaatatcttattgtggttttgatttgcatttcacttttttcttttatctgttggccattggagaaatgtctattcaagtcttcagcccatttaaaatcaaattttttttttttgtttgcttgttattGCTGTTTTTACCATCTGGttataggagttccttatatatgtTGCATATTAGCCCCTTATCGGATACGTGGTTTGAAATGTTCTCTCCCATTGGGTAGGctgccttttcgttttgttgattgcttcctttgctgtgcagaagcttcttactTTGAGGTAGTTccacttgttgatttttgtttctgttgcctgtgcttttggtgtcacattcAGGGAGTCATTGCCAATGTCATCAagatttttccctatgttttattTAGGAACTGTATGGTTTCGGGTCTTACGTTTAAGTCGTTCAGGCACTTTGAGTTGACTTCTGTGTGCATGTAAAGTCAGTGTGCcatctcattcttttgcatgtggatatccgcttttcccaacatcattagttgaagagattatcctttcccactgtattattttattattttattgttttttttttttagagagagagagggggagagcacaACTGGAGGAGacgaaagggggacagaggatctgtgctgatggcagagagcctgatgcagggctccaactcacgaactctgagccaaagtcagacattcaaccaactgagccgctcaggcgcccccccccccccgtgtatTTTGGACACCCATGTCAAGTATCAGTTGataggcacctgggtagctcagtcagttaagtctgactttggctcaggtcatgatcttgtgatccatgggttcgagccctcgtCCAGTGGGGGtggattgaaaagaaaagagacaggaaaagagggGAGGGCTGTGTGCAGAAGAAGCAGGTGCCCAGGGGGGCAGTCGTATGTCAGCGTGACCCTGAACAGACTTGCTGGCATCATTGGCACCTATTTCAAATGTAGGCAGGCCTTGTCTTCTGGGAGGGTTTGGTCCTTCACTCCTCAAGAATCTCAAAGAGAGTAGGTTGGTTCTGTTACAGGTCACATTAATAATATACCGTACTCCTTCAATTTACACAGTGTTATAGGGTCAATATAGTCAAGAAAAAATggggcaaaggaagaaaaacaaagtctcTTCTCAATCCAGAAAACCTCTCCACGCaggtggaagagaaaaaaaataacagtttttaaatgtttatttatttattttgagagagagagagagagagagagagagagagagagagaaactcaagtagaccccagtgcagagcctgtttcagggcttgatcccatgaactgtgagattatgacctgatctgaaaccaaagTTTCTTTCTTAACCAAGaattaagcaactgagccacccaggtgccccagaataacaggtttttaaaaaatatttcttttgagagagagagagagagagagagagagagcgagcaggggataggcagagagagagagggagagagagaatcccaagcaggctctgtactgtgagcacagggcccaacacagggcttgatcccatgaatggCAAGACCCTGGCGGGAGCCGAAAtcagagtcaaatgcttaactgactgaactctCCAGGTGCCTTCGAAATAACTGTTTTACATTGAATAGCACGAAGCCAGAATGTGCACAGACAAAGCAAACTCACCCCCACATACAGCCAGGCCGACACCTGTACTGTTCTCTGTCTGAAAATAACTAGGATAATACTAGTAAGAGGACCAGATAGCACCATTGATCATACAGCGCTTGTCCTAAGTTAACCTGGtaattggggggtggggggaccatcTGTGTTAGTTAATTGGttgtatccaaaggaaaaatcaACTTCTCCTATCTTTATGACTAGAGGTAGTTTTGTAAGCTGGCTTGAGGTGCCCAACCTCCCCCCAGAAACTGGGGATAAACTGAGATAATCTTAGGGTACTATCTTCCTGACTGATTATATCTAAAAGAGAGGGGTTCTGTGTCCTTGAGAAAGGCATTCCTAAGTTGTAAAGGGGACAAGAGGCCTATTTAGATGTTTTCAAGATTTACCTACAtctcaaagagaaagaatttacttACAATTACACATTTCCTAAAGAAAATGCTTCtggatggggtacctgggtggctcagttggttaagcatctga
Protein-coding sequences here:
- the LOC115279799 gene encoding carcinoembryonic antigen-related cell adhesion molecule 1-like, coding for MPTLIKDIIGGITGTTQGNVLSVVCTAQLPKPNITSNKSDPVENVDSVVLTCEPKTENTSYLWSVNSKSLPDSSRLELSLDNRTLTLHGVIRKDTGPYECETWNPVSAGRSDPFTLNVLYGPDAPTISSSDSYYHPGANLSLSCHSASNPPAQYFWLVNGKLQQSTQELFIPNITVTRSVGA